Proteins from a single region of Streptomyces spinoverrucosus:
- a CDS encoding TROVE domain-containing protein produces the protein MSRFNTRERTTTYEGGAAFVRDARSELFLLAVVNMVGQETFYESADFRDARFRDLVRQLAVEDPEWTAGLLGWLRGSAQMRTASVVGAAEFTHARLAAGLSGHSRPVVDAVLQRPDEPGELLAYWISRYGRNLPKPVKRGVADAVRRLYNGRALLKYDTASKGLRFGDVLNLVHAAPDPAKPWQGGLFEYALDRRHHPDTAVPPTSERTLTAHRALMALPVEDRRAVLTAPDGVERLAAAGVTWEALAGWLQGPMDRAAWEAVIPSMGLMAVTRNLRNFDEAGVGDEVAERIAARLADAEEVRRSRQFPYRFLAAHRAAPTPRWGHALERALAASTANIPHLPGRTLVLVDTSASMDAPVSDRSTLRHVDVGALFGVALAARGCEVDLYGFADGVFHHPLTRAGSVLKQTEEFCRRIGEVGHGTETVAALKRTYDGHDRVVLVSDMQATGPVVKVDYDYAWGPRGWERRARSVSVSVSDGVPADVPLFGITTTGYLPAAIDTSVPHRYEVGGFSDQLFTMVDLLSRGHDARWPWEAGPESV, from the coding sequence ATCTCCCGCTTCAACACCCGTGAGCGCACCACCACCTACGAGGGCGGCGCCGCCTTCGTGCGGGACGCGCGCAGCGAGCTGTTCCTGCTGGCGGTCGTCAACATGGTCGGCCAGGAGACCTTCTACGAGTCGGCCGACTTCCGCGACGCCCGATTCCGCGATCTGGTCCGGCAGTTGGCCGTCGAGGACCCGGAGTGGACCGCGGGCCTGCTCGGCTGGCTGCGCGGCTCCGCCCAGATGCGGACGGCGTCCGTGGTCGGCGCCGCCGAGTTCACCCACGCCCGGCTGGCGGCGGGTCTGTCCGGCCACTCCCGGCCGGTCGTCGACGCGGTGCTCCAGCGGCCGGACGAACCCGGCGAGCTGCTCGCGTACTGGATCTCGCGGTACGGCCGCAATCTCCCGAAGCCGGTCAAGCGCGGTGTCGCCGACGCCGTACGACGGCTCTACAACGGCAGGGCGCTGCTGAAGTACGACACCGCGTCCAAGGGCTTGCGCTTCGGCGACGTGCTCAACCTGGTGCACGCGGCGCCGGACCCGGCCAAGCCGTGGCAGGGCGGGCTGTTCGAGTACGCGCTGGACCGGCGCCACCACCCGGACACCGCCGTACCGCCGACCTCGGAGCGCACCCTGACCGCGCACCGCGCGCTGATGGCGCTGCCGGTCGAGGACCGGCGGGCCGTGCTGACCGCACCCGACGGGGTGGAGCGGCTGGCCGCGGCGGGTGTCACGTGGGAGGCGCTGGCGGGCTGGTTGCAGGGGCCGATGGACCGGGCCGCCTGGGAGGCCGTCATCCCGTCGATGGGCCTGATGGCCGTGACCCGCAACCTGCGCAACTTCGACGAGGCCGGTGTCGGCGACGAGGTGGCCGAGCGGATCGCCGCCCGGCTCGCGGACGCCGAGGAGGTGCGCCGCTCCCGGCAGTTCCCCTACCGGTTCCTCGCCGCCCACCGGGCCGCGCCCACGCCGCGCTGGGGTCACGCCCTGGAGCGGGCGCTGGCCGCGTCCACCGCCAACATCCCGCACCTGCCCGGCCGCACCCTCGTGCTCGTCGACACCTCCGCGTCCATGGACGCCCCGGTGTCGGACCGCTCCACGCTGCGGCACGTCGACGTCGGCGCCCTGTTCGGCGTCGCCCTCGCGGCGCGCGGCTGCGAGGTCGACCTGTACGGCTTCGCCGACGGCGTCTTCCATCACCCGCTGACCCGCGCCGGGTCGGTGCTGAAGCAGACGGAGGAGTTCTGCCGGCGCATCGGCGAGGTCGGGCACGGCACCGAGACCGTCGCCGCGCTGAAGCGGACGTACGACGGGCACGACCGGGTGGTGCTGGTCTCGGACATGCAGGCCACCGGCCCTGTCGTCAAGGTCGACTACGACTACGCCTGGGGCCCGCGCGGCTGGGAGCGGCGGGCGCGGTCCGTGTCCGTCTCCGTGTCGGACGGGGTCCCCGCCGACGTACCGCTGTTCGGCATCACCACCACCGGCTACCTCCCGGCCGCCATCGACACCTCCGTGCCGCACCGCTACGAGGTCGGTGGCTTCTCCGACCAGCTGTTCACCATGGTCGACCTGCTGTCACGCGGGCACGACGCGCGGTGGCCGTGGGAGGCCGGGCCGGAGTCTGTCTAG
- the egtD gene encoding L-histidine N(alpha)-methyltransferase, with the protein MSPFLLTRTLPEDATEAALRADVLRGLTTSPKTLPPKWFYDAHGSDLFEQITELPEYYPTRAEREILVDRAAGIAAATGARTLVELGSGSSEKTRYLLDALTGLHTYVPVDVSDSALTQAGTALVAERPGLNVHALIADFTVALELPETPGPRLVAFLGGTIGNLLPEERAAFLAAIRALLSPGDALLLGTDLVKDEQVLVRAYDDAAGVTAAFNKNVLSVVNRELGADFDPGAFDHVALWDAGNEWIEMRLRSRTAQTVKIPSLDLAVDFAAGEELRTEVSAKFRKEGVRAELAAAGLALSHWWTDGEGRFALSLSTAR; encoded by the coding sequence GTGAGTCCGTTCCTTCTGACCCGCACCCTGCCCGAGGACGCCACGGAGGCCGCGCTGCGCGCCGACGTCCTTCGGGGCCTGACGACCTCGCCCAAGACGCTGCCGCCGAAGTGGTTCTACGACGCCCACGGCAGCGATCTCTTCGAACAGATCACGGAGCTGCCCGAGTACTATCCGACCCGCGCCGAGCGGGAGATCCTCGTCGACCGCGCCGCCGGGATCGCCGCCGCGACCGGCGCCCGTACCCTCGTCGAGCTGGGCTCCGGCTCCTCGGAGAAGACGCGGTACCTGCTCGACGCGCTGACCGGGCTGCACACATACGTCCCGGTCGACGTCAGCGACAGCGCCCTCACCCAGGCCGGGACCGCGCTCGTCGCGGAGCGGCCCGGCCTGAACGTGCACGCGCTGATCGCCGACTTCACCGTGGCCCTCGAACTGCCTGAAACGCCGGGTCCGCGGCTGGTGGCGTTCCTCGGTGGCACGATCGGCAATCTGCTCCCCGAGGAGCGCGCCGCGTTCCTGGCCGCGATCCGCGCCCTGCTCTCCCCCGGCGACGCGCTGCTGCTCGGTACCGACCTGGTCAAGGACGAGCAGGTGCTGGTCCGGGCGTACGACGACGCGGCGGGCGTGACAGCCGCGTTCAACAAGAACGTGCTGTCGGTCGTCAACCGTGAGCTGGGCGCCGACTTCGATCCCGGCGCCTTCGACCACGTGGCCCTGTGGGACGCCGGGAACGAGTGGATCGAGATGCGGCTGCGCTCGCGTACCGCGCAGACCGTGAAGATCCCCTCGCTCGACCTCGCCGTCGACTTCGCGGCGGGCGAGGAGCTGCGCACCGAGGTGTCGGCGAAGTTCCGCAAGGAGGGCGTGCGTGCCGAACTGGCCGCCGCCGGGCTGGCGTTGTCCCACTGGTGGACGGACGGCGAGGGCCGTTTCGCGTTGTCGCTGAGCACCGCCCGCTGA
- the egtB gene encoding ergothioneine biosynthesis protein EgtB translates to MTDPATDTEIEIDTEAFRERALASLTIARDRTTLLTSCVEEPDLTAQHSPLMSPLVWDLAHIGNQEELWLLRAVAGQEAIRPEIDSLYDAFEHPRAERPSLPLLPPAEARKYAAEVRGRALDVLADTAFHGTRLTEAGFAFGMIAQHEQQHDETMLITHQLRKGPQALHAPDPEPVPLFTGPAEVLVPGGPFTMGTATEPWALDNERPAHRREVASFYIDTTPVTNGAYLAFIEDGGYDDPRWWTADGWAHIRRHNVHAPLYWRRDGGQWLRRRFGVTEAVPHDEPVLHVSWYEADAYARWAGRRLPTEAEWEKAARFDPATGGSTRYPWGDADPAPEHANLGQRHLRPAPAGSYPAGESPLGVRQLIGDVWEWTASDFLPYPGFRAFPYKEYSEVFFGPEYKVLRGGSFAVDAVACRGTFRNWDYPIRRQIFSGFRTARSGDV, encoded by the coding sequence CGGGACCGCACCACGCTGCTGACGAGCTGCGTCGAGGAACCCGACCTGACCGCCCAGCACTCGCCGCTGATGTCCCCGCTGGTGTGGGACCTCGCGCACATCGGCAACCAGGAGGAGCTCTGGCTGCTGCGCGCGGTCGCCGGTCAGGAGGCGATACGGCCCGAGATCGACAGCCTGTACGACGCCTTCGAGCATCCGCGCGCGGAACGGCCCTCGCTGCCGCTGCTGCCGCCCGCCGAGGCCCGCAAGTACGCGGCCGAGGTGCGCGGCCGGGCCCTGGACGTGCTGGCGGACACCGCCTTCCACGGCACGCGGCTGACGGAGGCGGGTTTCGCCTTCGGCATGATCGCGCAGCACGAACAGCAGCACGACGAGACCATGCTGATCACCCATCAGCTCCGCAAGGGCCCGCAGGCCCTGCACGCCCCCGACCCGGAGCCCGTGCCACTGTTCACCGGACCGGCCGAAGTCCTCGTCCCCGGCGGCCCGTTCACCATGGGCACCGCCACCGAGCCGTGGGCGCTGGACAACGAACGGCCCGCGCACCGGCGGGAGGTGGCCTCGTTCTACATCGACACCACGCCGGTCACGAACGGCGCGTACCTCGCGTTCATCGAGGACGGCGGCTACGACGACCCGCGCTGGTGGACGGCCGACGGCTGGGCGCACATCCGCCGCCACAACGTCCACGCGCCCCTGTACTGGCGGCGCGACGGCGGCCAGTGGCTCAGGCGGCGCTTCGGTGTCACCGAGGCCGTGCCGCACGACGAGCCGGTGCTCCACGTGAGCTGGTACGAGGCCGACGCCTACGCCCGCTGGGCCGGGCGCCGGCTGCCCACCGAGGCCGAGTGGGAGAAGGCGGCCCGCTTCGACCCGGCGACCGGCGGTTCGACGCGCTACCCGTGGGGCGACGCCGACCCGGCGCCCGAGCACGCCAACCTCGGCCAGCGGCACCTGCGGCCCGCGCCGGCGGGCAGCTATCCGGCCGGTGAGTCGCCGCTGGGCGTGCGGCAGTTGATCGGTGACGTGTGGGAGTGGACGGCCAGCGACTTCCTGCCGTACCCGGGCTTCAGGGCGTTCCCGTACAAGGAGTACTCGGAGGTGTTCTTCGGGCCCGAGTACAAGGTGCTGCGCGGCGGTTCGTTCGCCGTGGACGCGGTGGCCTGCCGGGGCACCTTCCGCAACTGGGACTATCCGATCCGGCGGCAGATCTTCTCCGGCTTCCGCACCGCCCGCTCGGGGGACGTCTGA
- the egtC gene encoding ergothioneine biosynthesis protein EgtC yields MCRHLAYTGPEETLGRLLVEPPFGLYRQSWAPRRQQYGTVNADGFGVGWYAQGDPLPARYRRAGPIWADLSFADLARVVRTRTLLAAVRDATLAGADAEAAAAPFAAGSWLFSHNGAVTGWPHSLASLAGGLPPVDLLSLEARNDSALVWALVLARLRAGDDLGRALADTVPEIAAAAPGSRLNLLLTDGESIAATAWGDTLWYLARPGGGTVVASEPYDDDPRWHEVPDRTLLAASGTDVQLTPLKEPSDASAAAPRKEPRT; encoded by the coding sequence ATGTGCCGTCACCTGGCGTACACCGGGCCCGAGGAAACCCTCGGCAGGCTGCTGGTGGAACCACCGTTCGGCCTGTACCGGCAGTCGTGGGCGCCACGGCGCCAGCAGTACGGCACCGTCAACGCCGACGGTTTCGGCGTGGGTTGGTACGCGCAGGGCGATCCCCTGCCGGCGCGCTACCGGCGGGCCGGGCCCATCTGGGCGGACCTGTCCTTCGCCGATCTGGCCCGGGTCGTGCGCACCCGCACGCTGCTCGCCGCCGTCCGGGACGCGACGCTGGCGGGCGCCGACGCGGAGGCCGCGGCGGCGCCGTTCGCCGCGGGATCCTGGCTGTTCAGCCACAACGGCGCCGTCACGGGCTGGCCGCACTCCCTCGCCTCCTTGGCGGGCGGCCTGCCCCCGGTGGACCTGCTGTCCCTGGAGGCCCGCAACGACTCCGCACTCGTGTGGGCGCTCGTCCTCGCCCGGCTGCGCGCCGGCGACGACCTGGGCCGGGCGCTGGCCGACACGGTCCCCGAGATCGCCGCGGCGGCCCCGGGCTCCCGGCTCAACCTGCTGCTGACCGACGGCGAGTCCATCGCCGCGACCGCCTGGGGCGACACCCTGTGGTATCTCGCCCGGCCGGGCGGCGGCACGGTCGTGGCCTCCGAACCCTACGACGACGATCCGCGCTGGCACGAGGTGCCCGACCGCACCCTGCTGGCGGCGAGCGGCACCGATGTGCAGCTCACCCCGCTCAAGGAGCCGAGCGACGCCTCGGCGGCCGCACCCCGCAAGGAGCCCCGTACGTGA
- a CDS encoding phosphatase domain-containing protein, which produces MTARDERPVAVFDLDNTLADTAHRQRFLERKPRDWDGFFAAAPADPPLAEGIALVRESAEQCEVVYLTGRPERCRQDTLDWLAAQGLPEGRVYMRRDADRRPARHTKLEILRRLARTREIRVLVDDDELVCEDAERAGFTVVRARWATPSAELKVAQEREGRT; this is translated from the coding sequence GTGACAGCTCGTGACGAACGCCCGGTCGCCGTGTTCGACCTGGACAACACCCTCGCCGACACGGCCCACCGGCAGCGCTTCCTGGAACGCAAGCCACGTGACTGGGACGGCTTCTTCGCCGCCGCCCCCGCGGATCCGCCGCTCGCCGAGGGCATCGCGCTGGTGCGGGAGAGCGCCGAGCAGTGCGAGGTCGTGTACCTCACCGGGCGGCCCGAGCGGTGCCGGCAGGACACGCTCGACTGGCTCGCCGCCCAGGGACTGCCCGAGGGGCGGGTCTACATGCGACGCGACGCCGACCGCAGGCCCGCCCGGCACACCAAGCTGGAGATCCTGCGCCGGCTCGCCCGGACCCGGGAGATCCGGGTGCTCGTGGACGACGACGAACTCGTGTGCGAGGACGCGGAGCGGGCCGGGTTCACCGTCGTCAGGGCGCGCTGGGCGACCCCGTCCGCCGAGCTCAAGGTGGCGCAGGAGCGCGAGGGGCGCACCTGA
- a CDS encoding extracellular solute-binding protein — protein sequence MKLRLLALACVSASLLGGCALVPSSGTERRTVTVWLMKGSASTEFLERFTEEFERTHGDLELDIRIQEWTGIGEKVQGALEADTPDGPDVIEVGNTQVPQYVDGGGLLDLTLESLRDWGMRDWLPGLAEPGRQRSTQYGIPWYAANRVVIYRTDLFEQAGITGPPKTREEWLAATEKLDSGGNQGIYLAGQDWYTLSGFIWDEGGDLAREDGGVWTGTLDTPAALRGMDFYRRLQALGDGPADADEEHPPQAGVFAEGKVAQIVAVPGQARAIVQQNPELDGKLGFFPVPGKSAGTPGAVFTGGSDLVVPNNTDQRDGAIAVVEELTGAKWNTELARSMNYVPNKTTLAGAVAGEEGVAAMAAGAAQGRATPSTPEWAAVEADNPIKEYMTRVLGGAHPETEARRASRRITEALAVPVG from the coding sequence GTGAAGCTTCGCCTCCTTGCCCTCGCCTGCGTGTCCGCCTCCCTCCTCGGCGGTTGCGCACTTGTGCCGTCGAGCGGGACCGAGCGGCGCACGGTCACCGTGTGGCTGATGAAGGGCAGCGCCTCGACGGAGTTCCTGGAGCGCTTCACCGAGGAGTTCGAGCGCACGCACGGCGACCTGGAGCTCGACATCCGCATCCAGGAGTGGACCGGCATCGGCGAGAAGGTGCAGGGCGCGCTGGAGGCCGACACCCCGGACGGACCCGATGTCATCGAGGTCGGCAACACCCAGGTCCCGCAGTACGTCGACGGCGGCGGCCTGCTCGACCTGACGCTGGAGTCGCTGCGGGACTGGGGCATGCGCGACTGGCTGCCCGGCCTTGCCGAACCGGGCCGGCAACGGTCGACGCAGTACGGCATCCCCTGGTACGCGGCGAACCGTGTCGTCATCTACCGCACGGACCTGTTCGAGCAGGCCGGAATCACCGGCCCGCCGAAGACACGCGAGGAGTGGCTCGCCGCCACCGAGAAGCTCGACTCCGGCGGCAACCAGGGAATCTACCTGGCCGGACAGGACTGGTACACGCTCTCCGGCTTCATCTGGGACGAGGGCGGCGACCTCGCGCGGGAGGACGGCGGTGTCTGGACCGGCACCCTGGACACCCCGGCCGCCCTGCGCGGCATGGACTTCTACCGCCGGCTCCAGGCGCTCGGCGACGGCCCCGCCGACGCCGACGAGGAACACCCGCCGCAGGCCGGGGTGTTCGCCGAGGGGAAGGTCGCCCAGATCGTGGCCGTACCGGGACAGGCCCGGGCGATCGTGCAGCAGAACCCCGAACTCGACGGCAAACTGGGCTTCTTCCCCGTACCCGGCAAGTCCGCCGGCACACCCGGCGCGGTCTTCACCGGCGGCTCCGACCTCGTCGTACCGAACAACACCGACCAACGCGACGGCGCCATCGCCGTCGTCGAGGAGCTCACCGGCGCCAAGTGGAACACCGAACTGGCCCGGAGCATGAACTACGTCCCCAACAAGACGACCCTCGCCGGGGCCGTCGCCGGCGAGGAGGGGGTCGCCGCCATGGCGGCGGGTGCCGCGCAGGGGCGGGCGACCCCCAGTACGCCCGAGTGGGCGGCCGTCGAGGCGGACAACCCGATCAAGGAGTACATGACCAGGGTGCTCGGCGGAGCCCACCCGGAGACGGAGGCCCGCCGCGCCTCACGCCGGATCACCGAGGCGCTGGCGGTCCCCGTCGGCTGA
- a CDS encoding ATP-dependent Clp protease ATP-binding subunit, producing MTSAGFGFGRSPFDEFDELMSRFFGGAAPAAPTRRVQRVDIGSLLSDRARELVAHARDIAAVEGSEDLDARHLLAAATEHDSTRRLLTEAGTDPDRLRERLVGGTEAGEKTEPSTLTPAAKRALLDAYRISRAEGSSYIGPEHLLRALAANPESTAGEALAGSGWEGVRMPSEGTGERRVPTNTPTIDEYGRDLTADARAGRLDPVIGRDDEVEQTIEVLSRRSKNNPVLIGDPGVGKTAVVEGIAQRIAADDVPKTLAGKRLVSLDLAGMVAGTKYRGEFEERLKKLLDEVREHGDELVLFLDEMHTVVGAGGGGEGALDAGNMLKPALARGELHLIGATTVDEYRKHIEKDAALERRFAPILVGEPTVDDTVEILRGLRDRYEAHHQVRITDEAVVAAAELSDRYITSRFLPDKAIDLMDQAAARVRLRAKTPLADTREIEDRIAALNREKDQAVADEEYERAKDLRDRIKEAEERLAEAGRGEAQTPKVTADDVAEVVSRTTGIPVAQLTEEERERLMKLEEHLHERVVGQDEAITAVARAVRRARAGMSDPNRPVGSFLFLGPTGVGKTELARALAAALFGDENRMIRLDMSEFQERHTVSRLIGAPPGYVGHEEAGQLTEAVRRQPYAVLLLDEVEKAHPDVFNTLLQLLDDGRLTDAQGRTVDFKNTVVIMTSNIGADRILAAGVDDYAKVRESVMPVLNEHFRPEFLNRIDEIIVFRGLDRSQLRQIVELLLEHTRRRLHAQDVSLEVTDAAADLLAHLGHQPDFGARPLRRTIQRELDDRLADLLLSGELKPGDRARVDAADGALQVRPEQQAEL from the coding sequence ATGACTTCTGCCGGTTTCGGTTTCGGACGCAGCCCCTTCGACGAGTTCGACGAGCTGATGTCCCGGTTCTTTGGCGGCGCGGCACCGGCCGCGCCCACCCGGCGTGTGCAGCGCGTCGACATCGGCAGCCTGCTGTCGGATCGGGCCCGTGAGCTGGTCGCCCACGCCAGGGACATCGCGGCCGTGGAAGGCAGCGAGGACCTCGACGCCCGGCATCTGCTCGCCGCGGCCACCGAGCACGACTCCACCCGGCGCCTGCTCACCGAGGCCGGCACCGACCCCGACCGGCTCCGCGAACGGCTCGTGGGCGGGACGGAGGCGGGTGAGAAGACCGAGCCGAGCACCCTCACCCCGGCCGCCAAACGCGCGCTGCTCGACGCCTACCGGATATCCCGCGCCGAGGGCTCCTCGTACATCGGCCCCGAACACCTGCTGCGCGCTCTCGCCGCCAACCCGGAGTCGACGGCCGGTGAGGCACTGGCCGGCAGCGGCTGGGAAGGCGTCCGGATGCCCAGCGAGGGCACGGGCGAGCGCCGGGTGCCGACCAACACGCCGACCATCGACGAGTACGGCCGCGACCTCACCGCCGACGCCCGCGCGGGCCGGCTCGACCCCGTCATCGGACGGGACGACGAAGTCGAACAGACCATCGAGGTGCTCTCCCGGCGCAGCAAGAACAACCCCGTGCTCATCGGCGACCCCGGTGTCGGCAAGACCGCCGTCGTCGAGGGCATCGCCCAGCGCATCGCCGCCGACGACGTGCCGAAGACGCTGGCCGGGAAGCGGCTGGTGTCGCTGGACCTGGCCGGGATGGTGGCCGGCACCAAGTACCGCGGCGAGTTCGAGGAGCGGCTGAAGAAGCTGCTCGACGAGGTCCGCGAGCACGGCGACGAACTGGTGCTCTTCCTCGACGAGATGCACACCGTGGTCGGCGCCGGAGGCGGTGGCGAGGGCGCCCTGGACGCGGGCAACATGCTCAAGCCCGCCCTCGCCCGCGGCGAACTGCACCTCATCGGCGCCACCACCGTCGACGAGTACCGCAAGCACATCGAGAAGGACGCCGCTCTGGAGCGCCGCTTCGCCCCGATCCTGGTCGGTGAGCCGACGGTGGACGACACGGTGGAGATCCTGCGCGGCCTGCGCGACCGCTACGAGGCCCACCACCAGGTCCGTATCACCGACGAGGCGGTCGTCGCGGCGGCGGAGCTGTCCGACCGGTACATCACCTCCCGCTTCCTGCCCGACAAGGCGATCGACCTGATGGACCAGGCCGCCGCCCGGGTCCGGCTGCGTGCCAAGACCCCTCTCGCCGACACCCGCGAGATCGAGGACCGGATCGCCGCGCTGAACCGGGAGAAGGACCAGGCCGTCGCCGACGAGGAGTACGAGCGCGCCAAGGACCTGCGCGACCGGATCAAGGAGGCCGAGGAGCGCCTCGCCGAGGCGGGCAGGGGCGAGGCACAGACGCCCAAGGTCACCGCCGACGACGTCGCCGAGGTCGTCTCCCGCACCACCGGCATCCCCGTCGCCCAGCTCACCGAGGAGGAGCGCGAGCGGCTGATGAAGCTGGAGGAGCACCTGCACGAGCGGGTCGTCGGCCAGGACGAGGCGATCACCGCCGTGGCGCGTGCGGTACGCCGCGCCCGGGCCGGGATGAGCGACCCCAATCGCCCCGTCGGCAGCTTCCTCTTCCTCGGCCCGACCGGCGTCGGCAAGACCGAACTGGCCCGCGCCCTCGCCGCCGCGCTGTTCGGCGACGAGAACCGGATGATCCGCCTCGACATGAGCGAGTTCCAGGAGCGGCACACCGTCTCCCGTCTGATCGGCGCCCCGCCCGGATACGTCGGCCACGAGGAGGCCGGCCAGCTCACCGAGGCGGTGCGCAGGCAGCCGTACGCCGTGCTGCTGCTGGACGAGGTGGAGAAGGCGCACCCGGACGTGTTCAACACGCTGCTGCAACTGCTGGACGACGGCCGGCTGACCGACGCCCAGGGCCGCACGGTCGACTTCAAGAACACCGTCGTCATCATGACGTCGAACATCGGCGCCGACCGGATCCTCGCCGCCGGTGTCGACGACTACGCCAAGGTGCGCGAGTCGGTCATGCCGGTCCTCAACGAGCACTTCCGGCCCGAGTTCCTCAACCGCATCGACGAGATCATCGTCTTCCGCGGCCTGGACCGCAGCCAGCTGCGCCAGATCGTCGAACTGCTGCTGGAGCACACCCGGCGCCGACTGCACGCCCAGGACGTCTCCCTTGAGGTCACCGACGCCGCCGCGGACCTGCTGGCCCATCTCGGCCACCAGCCCGACTTCGGCGCCCGCCCGCTGCGCCGCACCATCCAGCGCGAGCTCGACGACCGCCTCGCCGACCTGCTGCTGTCCGGCGAACTGAAGCCGGGCGACCGGGCCCGGGTCGACGCGGCCGACGGGGCGCTTCAGGTGCGGCCGGAACAGCAGGCCGAGCTATGA
- a CDS encoding dodecin — protein sequence MTNHTYRVTDIVGTSPEGVDKAIRNGINRASQTLRNLDWFEVTEVRGQLDNGQIAHWQVSMKVGFRLEDAE from the coding sequence ATGACGAACCACACCTACCGGGTCACGGACATCGTCGGCACCTCACCCGAGGGCGTGGACAAGGCCATCCGCAACGGCATCAACCGCGCCTCACAGACGTTGCGCAACCTCGACTGGTTCGAGGTGACGGAAGTGCGGGGCCAGCTCGACAACGGGCAGATCGCACACTGGCAGGTGAGCATGAAGGTCGGCTTCCGTCTGGAGGACGCAGAATGA
- a CDS encoding LLM class flavin-dependent oxidoreductase: MTSVIASTRFSVLDRSRTREGHTAPEALRDTVGLARELEELGYHRFWVSEHHGVPGVAGSAPTVLAAAVAGATRTIRVGTGGVMLPNHQPLVVAEQFGVLESLFPGRIDMGLGRSVGFTDGVRKALGRDKGDAEDFAAQLRELLDWFRGTSPTRVHARPPEGLTVPPFVLAMGEGATIAARAGLPMVIGDLRNREKMRQGIDHYRAWFRPSQWATQPYVVVSGTVAVAASPQDARRLLIPEAWSMAYSRTHGTFPPLPPAERVEGLRMTQKERGFYESGLTGHIAGTEDQVAHELETVLKETGADEVLVTTSTYDREALLDSYRRLAGIIRS; this comes from the coding sequence GTGACCTCCGTGATCGCCTCGACCCGATTCTCCGTGCTCGACCGCTCCCGCACCCGCGAGGGGCACACGGCCCCGGAGGCGCTGCGTGACACCGTGGGGCTGGCGCGGGAACTGGAGGAGCTCGGCTACCACCGCTTCTGGGTGTCGGAGCACCACGGCGTGCCCGGCGTAGCCGGTTCCGCGCCGACCGTGCTGGCAGCCGCCGTGGCGGGCGCGACCCGGACGATCCGGGTGGGCACCGGCGGGGTGATGCTGCCCAACCACCAACCGCTGGTCGTCGCCGAGCAGTTCGGGGTGCTGGAGTCGCTGTTCCCGGGCCGGATCGACATGGGGCTCGGCCGGTCGGTGGGCTTCACCGACGGGGTGCGCAAGGCGCTGGGCCGGGACAAGGGCGACGCCGAGGACTTCGCCGCGCAGCTTCGGGAGCTGCTGGACTGGTTCCGCGGCACCTCCCCGACGCGGGTCCACGCCCGTCCGCCGGAGGGCCTGACCGTGCCGCCCTTCGTGCTCGCGATGGGCGAGGGCGCCACGATCGCGGCCCGCGCGGGCCTGCCGATGGTGATTGGCGACCTGCGCAACCGGGAGAAGATGCGGCAAGGCATCGACCACTACCGCGCGTGGTTCCGCCCGTCGCAGTGGGCGACGCAGCCGTACGTCGTCGTCTCGGGCACCGTCGCCGTGGCCGCGAGCCCCCAGGACGCCCGGCGGCTGCTGATCCCCGAGGCCTGGTCGATGGCGTACTCCCGCACGCACGGCACCTTCCCGCCGCTGCCGCCCGCCGAGCGCGTCGAGGGGCTGCGGATGACGCAGAAGGAGCGCGGGTTCTACGAGTCCGGCCTGACCGGCCACATCGCCGGCACCGAGGACCAGGTCGCGCACGAGCTGGAAACGGTGCTGAAGGAGACGGGCGCCGACGAGGTGCTCGTCACGACCAGTACGTACGACCGCGAGGCGCTGCTGGACTCGTACCGGCGGCTGGCTGGGATCATCCGCTCATAG